In Thioalkalivibrio paradoxus ARh 1, the following are encoded in one genomic region:
- a CDS encoding DUF2249 domain-containing protein, with protein MEIRIDVRDLPPPGPMQQVLDRLPELAPGDVLRMLHRRDPYPLYPILKDMGFAHTVRHTLEVPFEILIWRADGPVPDAVRGETPNTAP; from the coding sequence GTGGAAATCCGCATCGACGTCCGGGACCTCCCGCCCCCGGGACCCATGCAGCAAGTTCTGGATCGGCTCCCCGAACTCGCACCGGGCGACGTGCTGCGCATGCTGCACCGTCGCGATCCCTATCCGCTCTATCCGATCCTGAAGGACATGGGCTTCGCCCACACGGTGCGCCATACGCTGGAGGTGCCGTTCGAGATCCTGATCTGGAGGGCGGATGGCCCGGTCCCGGACGCGGTTCGAGGTGAAACGCCCAACACTGCGCCGTGA
- a CDS encoding fumarate reductase cytochrome b subunit, which produces MGKTGELAVGAALTGRHETGRWPAWLDFMQSASGLFLALFLWVHLFAEASILLGKDAMYRVTIFFEGYYFFGDTYPIIITLFSAFILAIVLLHAVLAVRKFPNGYRQYRVFRDHVRVMRHEDTTLWWVQIYTGFALFFLVAVHLYTMLSQPANIGPYASSDRVVGEWMWPLYLLLLITAVVHGAVGMYRVGVKWGWLPARDPAVGRVRLKWAMRGFIVFFILLGLVSLSTYIRIGLEDRAPGERYVPTWERDLPAAQASREVLP; this is translated from the coding sequence ATGGGCAAGACGGGCGAACTGGCGGTCGGGGCGGCACTGACCGGGCGCCACGAGACGGGACGCTGGCCGGCGTGGCTGGACTTCATGCAGAGCGCATCGGGGCTGTTTCTGGCCCTGTTCCTTTGGGTGCACCTGTTTGCGGAGGCGTCGATCCTGCTGGGCAAGGATGCGATGTACCGTGTGACGATTTTCTTCGAAGGCTACTACTTCTTCGGTGACACCTATCCGATCATCATCACGTTGTTCTCGGCGTTCATCCTCGCGATCGTGCTGCTACACGCGGTGCTGGCGGTGCGCAAGTTTCCGAACGGCTACCGGCAGTACCGAGTGTTTCGGGATCACGTCAGGGTGATGCGCCACGAGGACACGACGCTCTGGTGGGTCCAGATCTACACGGGGTTCGCGCTGTTCTTTCTGGTCGCGGTGCATCTGTACACGATGCTTTCGCAACCCGCGAACATCGGCCCCTACGCCTCGTCGGATCGCGTGGTCGGCGAGTGGATGTGGCCGCTGTACCTGCTGCTGCTGATCACCGCGGTCGTACACGGAGCGGTCGGCATGTACCGCGTCGGCGTGAAGTGGGGCTGGCTTCCGGCGCGCGACCCGGCAGTGGGGAGGGTGCGGTTGAAATGGGCGATGCGCGGCTTCATCGTTTTCTTCATTCTGCTCGGACTCGTTTCGCTCAGCACCTATATCCGGATCGGGCTCGAGGATCGGGCACCCGGCGAGCGCTATGTGCCGACCTGGGAGCGCGACCTGCCGGCGGCGCAGGCGTCGCGGGAGGTGCTGCCATGA